In one window of Canis aureus isolate CA01 chromosome 25, VMU_Caureus_v.1.0, whole genome shotgun sequence DNA:
- the BHLHE41 gene encoding class E basic helix-loop-helix protein 41, translating to MDEGIPHLQERQLLEHRDFIGLDYSSLYMCKPKRSMKRDDSKDTYKLPHRLIEKKRRDRINECIAQLKDLLPEHLKLTTLGHLEKAVVLELTLKHLKALTALTEQQHQKIIALQNGERSLKSPIQSDLDAFHSGFQTCAKEVLQYLSRFESWTPREQRCVQLINHLHAVATQFLPTPQLLTQQVPLSKGAGAPSAAAPAGSAAAPCLERAGQKLEPLAHCVPVIQRTQPSAELAAENDTDTDSGYGGEAEARPDRDKGKGSGAGRVTIKQEPPGEDSPAPKRMKLDSRGGGGGGGLGGGGGGGLGGGAAAAAAALLGPDPAAAAALLRPDAALLSSLVAFGGGGGAPFAQPAAAAAPFCLPFYFLSPSAAAAYVQPFLDKSGLEKYLYPAAAAAPFPLLYPGIPAPAAAAAAAAAAAAAAAFPCLSSVLSPPPEKAGAAAATLLPHEVAPPGALHPPHPHPHPHPHGRTHLAFAGAREPGNPESSAQEDPSQPGKEAH from the exons ATGGACGAAGGAATTCCTCATTTGCAAGAGAGACAGTTACTGGAACATAGAGATTTTATAGG ACTGGACTATTCCTCTTTGTATATGTGTAAGCCCAAAAGGAGCATGAAGCGAGACGATAGCAAG GATACCTACAAATTACCGCACagattaatagaaaagaaaagaagagatcgAATTAATGAATGCATTGCTCAGCTGAAAGATTTACTGCCTGAACATCTGAAGTTGACA ACTCTGGGGCATCTGGAGAAAGCGGTAGTCTTGGAATTAACTTTGAAACACTTAAAAGCTTTAACAGCCTTAACCGAGCAGCAGCATCAGAAGATAATTGCTTTACAGAATG GGGAGCGATCTCTGAAATCGCCCATTCAGTCCGACTTGGATGCGTTCCACTCGGGATTTCAAACATGCGCCAAAGAAGTCTTGCAATACCTCTCCCGGTTTGAGAGCTGGACGCCCAGGGAGCAGCGGTGCGTCCAGCTGATCAACCACTTGCACGCCGTGGCCACCCAGTTCTTGCCCACCCCCCAGCTGTTGACTCAACAGGTCCCTCTGAGCAAAGGCGCGGGCGCGCCctcggccgccgcccccgcggggTCCGCGGCCGCCCCCTGCCTGGAGCGCGCGGGGCAGAAGCTGGAGCCCCTCGCCCACTGCGTGCCGGTCATCCAGCGGACTCAGCCCAGCGCCGAGCTCGCCGCCGAGAACGACACGGACACCGACAGCGGCTACGGCGGCGAGGCCGAGGCGAGGCCGGACCGCGACAAGGGCAAaggctccggggcgggccgcGTCACCATCAAGCAGGAGCCCCCCGGGGAGGACTCGCCGGCGCCCAAGAGGATGAAGCTGGAttcccgcggcggcggcggcggcggcggcctggggggcgggggcggcggcggcctggggggcggcgcggcggcggcggcggccgcgctcCTGGGGCCCGAcccggccgccgcggccgcgCTGCTGAGACCCGACGCCGCCCTGCTCAGCTCGCTGGTGGCGTTCGGCGGAGGCGGGGGCGCGCCCTTCGCGcagccggccgccgccgccgcccccttcTGCCTGCCCTTCTACTTCCTCTCGCCCTCGGCGGCCGCCGCCTACGTGCAGCCCTTCCTGGACAAGAGCGGCCTGGAGAAGTACCTGTACCCGGCGGCGGCCGCCGCCCCGTTCCCCCTGCTGTACCCCGGCatccccgcgcccgccgccgccgccgccgccgccgccgccgcggccgccgccgccgccttcccCTGCCTGTCCTCGGTGTTGTCGCCCCCTCCCGAGAAGGCCGGCGCCGCCGCCGCGACCCTCCTGCCGCACGAGGTGGCGCCCCCTGGGGCGCTGCAccccccgcacccgcacccgcacccgcacccgcacggCCGCACCCACCTGGCCTTCGCCGGCGCCCGCGAGCCCGGGAACCCGGAGAGCTCTGCTCAGGAAGACCCCTCGCAGCCGGGGAAGGAAGCCCACTGA